The sequence gcatatcaagaaacatatttttactatcaatgctgaaaagaactatgctgcttaatattttcacgGAAACTGTGAAAATTTGattattagaaagttcaaaagaacagcactgatCTTTACtttcatgtttgatcaatttaatgtatccttcctgaataaaagttaaacttctttaaaataaaattgtactgaccctaaaacttttgaacaggagtgtacatttaaatattaaaagatatttttaGAATCCATGAATGCTAATcattaaataatgactttttaaagtaaattttttcaTTCAGATGTTCACCATCACAGTTACAGAATACAAAAATATCTCTCATTTTAAACCTATCatatctataattttattttgtagaaaGAATATGGCCAAACCCAGCAAGACCCAATAAATCAACCcagaaatttctgtcatttaaattAGAGTTATGTCCTTATGAGTGATGAGTGATGCCACAACAATAAGACCTGTTGCTCCTGGCTTGGTTTCTATTTTTGTCATGCCGTGGCCACACCCACAGTGGAATCTCATTGGTGCAAAATCTTTACATAGATaactatacattaaatattaaatctgaTCTTCTTGGCTATGACTTTGTTGCTTAGTGCAGCACTTTTGCTTCAGCAAGGACAGGAAAATGCAAACTTTGAGcctggttatgtgtgtgtgtacctgcaaCACTCGGCTCATCCACTGGTTACTCTCTTCTTCAGTTGAATCTGGTCTCTGTTCTGCTACCAGCACAATCCTCTCATCATACAACACATTCACTGAGAACACCACCGTCCTATACAGAGCGAGCACAGAGATTACACAAGATTCTTTCTAGAGTAGTATTCTGATCTTACTTTTAATACATACCTTCCTCTATAGATGAACTTCATGGGCTCCACAGCAAGAGCTGTAGCGATGATATCATCAGCATTGTGTTTCCGACCCCCGACCTGCATCAGTCCTTCCAGTGTACCAGAGATGAAGATCATTCCGCCCGGACCCACAAACCCCAGCAGACCTGACCTCACAAATACACAATCGCTGACCAATCCACTGTCACATGCCACTGGACACACCTGCACCACAGAGACAAGAACAATTTCTCTGAATGACAGGACACACACTAAATAGTAGGATACACACACTTCTActtaaaatgcacaaacatttaatcataatattgttgACAGCTTGAACCAGTTAATTTCTATAAACAACCAGCTTAGACCAGAAACACTTAATGTTACTTAATGTTTTACACTGCTGTTAAAAAATTTGGGGTAGGTaagatattgtaatatttttgaaaaaagttccTTGCTCACCAAAAgcgcaaaaatatatatttttgaaataatatatatttcatacatattCTAAATCCCTATTTTTGGATTTAGAATATGTATAAtacactaaaacagtaatattgggaaatattattacacttaaaaaaaatgtttcctattttaatagattttaaaaatatatttatgaacattgaaaatattttaaaattgctcAAGAaaattggtgctcaagaaacccTTCTTATTGTTATGAATGTTGCTTAATGTTTATATGCAAACCgtgaaacattttttcagaattctttgaggaatagaaacATCAAAAGAAACAGAATTCtcttgtaacattgtaaaagtctttactgtcacttttgatcattttaatatgtcctcgttgaataaaagcattaattaatttattttattttttaacttttaaacagcagtgaaTCTTAACATACTGGAATTTGGTGTTTATTCCGTATATATTGTATTTTCACACCTCAAATGTGTTCTTGCTCATTCCTGTAAGCCCATAATATGACGTTCCCGTGGCAACAGACGACACACAGATCTCTCCAATCTCATCGGTTTTACACAGTTGAGGAACACCCTCCAGTTTAACAACACACACCAttgctgagagagaaagagaaaagtcaGTTTTACGAGAAACATTAAGTCGTTTGATGAGGTCTGTGGTCACATGAGGAAAACGGCGCTGAACTGCTCTAGGCTGGTTTACGATGTAGATGTTGGACCTGAATCAAAATGCTTTAGGGATGTTGATTCGTTCATGTTCTTGTAATCGATGTACCTCCTGGCATGGCCGTGCCCACATCCTGCAGAGTGAGGACGGACAACTTCTCTCCATTGTCCACTCTGATGACCCCGTGACTCAGATTTGTCATACTTAGGACCCCTCGGCCTCCTGGCTTAGAGCTGCCCTCCTGAGGCctgaaagaaaacacatgcatacaaataaatgaaagaataaacatGTCCATATGTGTTGCCAGAATATTATGTTACCATAGACACAATATTTTCCAGATTTCATAAACAATTTGGAATTGTGTGGTTTGGCTTCCTGGAGCTGCAAAAGCTCTGACAAAAGAGGTTTGATTGGCTGCTGTGAATATTACTTGGCATTCTCAAAAGTTTGTGCAAGTTATATCATTATGTAGTTTCTACCACCAAATCCTTGCATCTACACCCACAAAAATCCCACTGAATGTGTCACCAAAAGAACATAAAACATGAAAGTGTAAAACATGAGGACACTCGTGGTATTTTATTAAGACtcgttaaaaagtttggggttggtaagatttttaaatatttttgaaagaagtcttttgtgCATCACCGATGCTtcatttatgtgattaaaaatacagtaaaaatattgtgaaatattataaaaatttacaagaactgttttctacttgagtatattttaaaatgtcatttattcctgtgatgcaaagctgtattgtcagcagccattacttcagtcttcagtgtcacatgatccttcagaaatcattctaatatgctgatttttggtgctcaagaaacatttcttcttactagggctgtgcaaaaaatcgattgcgattttcatgcgcatctcatcagtaaagacgctcctgtaattagtagtatatctccagcacgtgcgttaagatcagggttgccaggttttcacgtAATTTGTTGTAAAGTTGCTTcacaaaactagtccaaaactagcccaatcgcgtttccaggaggttccccgataaaaattgcatcccggtaTTAAAATGTACGTTTATCGGCAGGGTTCCCtttgtaatattcacattttaggggctaaatatcacgttattggtattggggtcacttcaacccgcgaacatgaaaaacaaccacagacttggcaacactggatggcatttactacacagagccgtaattcactgacagtctacacaaaatcgattttaaaatcgcaggtgattctttgttgattttgaatgcgattttgtgtagcttgttggtggactacggctctgtgtagtaatggcgctccacctgaaccagtgttgccaagtctgcggctgtttttcatgtccgcgggttgaagcgactccaataccaataacgtgatattaagcccctaaaatgagaattttaccaaggcaaccatgccaaaaaatttatattttaaccccgggatgcagttttttatcggggaacctcctggaaatgcgattgggctagttttggactagttttgagaagcaactgggcaggatttgttgtgaaaacctggcaaccctgatctgaacgcacgtgctggagatatactactaattacaggagcatctttactgatgagatgcgcatgaaaatcgtattcgattttttgcacagccctacttctTACTATTATTAATCTTTGAATGGTTGtggtgtttaatatttattacagttttcacaaaaaatgtttaGTTTGAGAAATTTGAGATATCCACAGTGACACTTCATACATTCCATTTTGCACTTTGGGTAGTATCTGATTTCAGATTTATTAGCCTACAAATGGCacatataaaagtaaaaagtgGTTGGTAACTTTACACGTCGGTCAGGCagccttttttgtttatttgggcAATTCTTGGCCATGTGAACCAGACTTTATGGCGATTATAGTGCAATATCCATCTGATAACACTATTTAAACTtagaccacacacaaacacaattaaatgtattttaatgattGATTAAGAACCAAGCAGTTTTCACTACATGATGTTAAAATCTGAGTCAGATGTATTTCTTAATAGTTTTGCATGTGTCTTTGTGCATGAATGTGCGTAGGCCTGGTTATGTTGTTTGTGATGTGCAACCACAAAAGACAGAACCTCCCATTTTAATGAGTTTAAACTGAAAACAGATTCCTGAGCACAAGAATTATGTGTGCACAAAGAGAGTGTGAGTGTATTTATACCTCCTCACAGCCACAGTTAGTGCCTCGGGGGAGCCAGCACACGGGCatatgacctctgacctcaagcCCATGCTCTGAAACACATTCAGGAATGCGTCGCAGGAGGATATCGACCCTGGGAATGAAATGCAGAGAATTTACATAGGGGCTTGATTCCCAAAGTAACACTCACAGGCTTTGATTAATCAGTAACACACACCCAAGGGGGTTTGATTCATCATTAACACACTCACAGGGGTTTGATCCATCAGCGACCAGCAGCATTCGCAGTGAGCTCATGTTAGTGTCACTCTGGTCTTTGTAGGCTATCAGAGCCCAGTGTAGATCCCGACTCTTCACACACGCCACCTTAGCTGCACACACATGGAAAGATTTACTGATTACTGAACAGAATGTGTACCACTATGTGTGTTCTTGTTTTATACAGCAAAAATTTGCTTCTGATTAGAGTGATAGGTGATCTTTGAACACGTAGGAGAATGGTACACCATCCAAAAAGCCAGGAGATCAatagtgtgtgtttctgtgtgtgtaccTTTGTACTGGCAGACTTTCTGGATCCAGGACAGAGGATTCACCTTCATAAGTGCATATGGAACACTGACCACATGTAACATATTCAACACACTCTATAGAGAGAGTGgaaaaaaagtgttcaaaaaaGACATGCTACAGAAAAATCGGATAAATGACAACATACAGTAAATTAAGTCATTTATATTACCATTTGAACACTGTGCCAAAGGCCGATGCCTTTCTTAAAGTCTAACACATTCACCATAGTCTCAGCtgtaacacaaacaaataaacacataaaatcatatggttttggaatgacatgacagtattttcattttggctAAATTATACCTTTAAGAATCTGAAGTGTGATATTTTGATATCTTACCCTCACTGTATCCGCAGGTATGTGTAAGTGTTTGGCAGTGTGTGAGCATCGCCATTCTTGTCACAGTTATTCCCAGCACACTCCCATCCTTACAGGTCTTATACTGTCAATCAACCACAAAACACGACCACTCTCATCATAAATACAATGAGATCAGTGTATTGCCAAAGAACTACAATACAAGCTCCCTTGCATATATTAAGCAGCCTTAAAATCTGccatataaatacaaatgtaagtaaattatataaaaatatatttttatatatacactattgtttgtttggggttggtgaatcttttcttgtttttgaaagaagtttctttttctcaccaaggctgcaattatgtaaacaaaaatacagtaaaacatttttactatttaaaagaactactattttaatatatttaaaaaatgcaatctatttcttgtgatggcaaagctaaatttttagtagccataaatgtgtttactgtcacttttgataaatgtaatgtgtccttgctaaataaaagtattcacttatatataaaaaaataaaaaataacaaaaacttctgaacagtagtggataattaaaaaatattatcattaattaatattatcattaaataaataatgatatattcgagaaaaaatctaaatgaatttcacaaaacaaatggtCTGTTACCTCTATGTATGCTGTGTCATTGTTAGCATCTTTAATGAGAGGAAACCATTCTCGTGGGGGTTTAGATAAATGTTTGGAGTCAGTCAGCACCCAGAGCAACTTTGGCCAgcctgaatacacacacacatacacacacacatacaaacaacacaaacatatacaAACTGGATAAAACCACACATATATGTTTAACACACAACAATGTTCCTTTGTGAAGACTCATGCGCAGGTGGTTCAAACAAACATTGTAAAGTCTCTGACCTTTAAACTGCATGACATCACCACTAGCACTCTTGGGAAGACCTTTGTGACATGCATCACTTGTTAATGCCACACCAACTCCACAGCTACCCAACAGGAAACCAATTTGTTGACTCCCAGCATCCTTTGAGGTGAGAGAGCAGAAGGGCACACCTCAGGCAAATTTCTTCTTGTAAAATTGtttgtaaaactgtaaaagttattttgggtaaattgattttttttttttgcagtagaaATTACCTTCTTTGTAAGTGGTACTTCAATTGGGACAGGAACTACTTCAGCCAAAAGACAGCCATAAAATGCCACCATGAACGCTGCTGGGTCATTGTTGGGGTAAACCAATGCTACCTACAGtaaaacacacgcacacgcacacgcacacacacacacacacacacacacacacacacacacacacacacacacacacacacacacacacacactgtcttcaTTCTTCATCGGTTTTTGAATAGATGtctgtataatgtgtatatatttgattTCTGTCTTTATAATAGAGTTATGcacaaccgttcaaaagtttgggatcagtaaatttctttaaaatgattctgaaagaagtcttttatgcttacaAAGGCTGTATTAagtagatcaaaaatacagtaaaaactgtaatattgtgaaatattataatttaaaagaaagttttctatttgagtaCATTTTCCCCTGGTTTCACatacaaggcttaagcctagtcccagacaaAAGTGTAAGTCTAAGCTGTTTTAACCTAAAGAAACTTGCACTCACTGATCTAAAAGTGGCTCTGTTTCATCTCAAAATGCACCCCAGTAATGTTTTTTCCAAgtcacattaataaaaattacttaaatgccCTAACTGAACTATTGCCTagtcctggcttagtctaagccctgtctgtgaaaccaggcctttaaaacttaattttcacaAGATCCTTGgagctcaagaaatattttattattattatcaatattgaaaacagttcatattttcttgtaaacaaCTTTTggggattatttgatgaatagaaaatgtcactttttgatcaatttaatgcatccttgctgaataagtttaccccttttaaaattaaaaattagattttagaaaaataaacaagacattctaatttatccACTCTCTTACCCTGTCTCCAGGGTGAATGATTGGCTCTTGTTTGGATCCCAGTTTGTGGAGAAGGTTATAGGCCAACTTCAAACTCTTGGACCAGAGCTTGCCTACAAACACAGAAGCAAAGAGATATAAATATGCAccctaaacaaaaacaatataatccAATAAATGGCTAggaatatatatgcatgtgtaccaTATGTAAGTGTGTATGGCTGTTTGGCATTGCTGTGTGTAGTGGTCAGACAGGGAGCTTTGGGTGCAATGGCTCCCCAGCGCAGAAGGGCTGCTTCCAGGGAGGCGGGGCAGTTCTTGAGTCTGTTGAGCTCTTCTCCTTGTATGGGGGTTGACTCCGCCCCCTCTGGGCGTGGCAGAGAAGGATCAGGCTGCTGCACTGCACATATCAAGCGTTAAGAAAAGGTTAGCAATGCATTTGCATGTTGATGAGACCCATGTTCTATATAATCAGGATTCATACTACGTGAATTTCAAGCAATAGTTTCCCTATATGAGAGTAATGAATTTCAAAGCCTCTGACCTGTCATTAACTGTTAAAGTGTTTCTGTGAACTTGTGCAGCATATTATATTCATTGACTTTTACAGTTACAGTATATTCATCTTTGAAATCAAACAAGGAGACACAAAAAGAGgggaaaatattttaaccttCCAGAAGTTCTTCAAAATCCTCCACAAAGAATTCTCTCAGGGGTCTTCGCTTGGGTCGCTTCAGGGTGTTAACTAGCTGCTGGATCTTCGCAGACACACGGCTACTGACAGGCACACCTACACACATTTATGCAATTATACTTCCATATACAAATTCTCACAGTAATAGTAAAAACCGGAAGACAAATTTTAACTGAATAgtatttcttttgtcattttaaatgaattgaattCCACGGACACTGAATAGCTTCCAAACACAATAGATGGCAAACTTGATCATTTtagaataaacacatttaaaaacaaaaacctcacacacactcaccatctCCTGTCTCCATCAGCTCAGCATTGCCATATTTGGGCGGGGGCCTGGCTATCATGGTGACCTGTGGGCGTTGAACAGAGATGGGGGCGGGGTCTGGCATGTAGCTGGTGATGTCAGGTGGGGCCGACAGACTGTCTGcagtacacaaacaaacagatttacTCATCAGAATAGTAACATTTACCCCAATAAATGTGACGATTCATTATCAGTTATTAGGAAAGAGATGTAAATGTGCATTCAAggtaaaattaaattgtatatcaAACAGTACTGTGGAGGTAAACCTTTTAACTAGAAGCTAATGCCATTATTGACAttgatatataatatgtataatataataaatataatatgatataaaatatacaagTGGACCCAAATGCACATACAGACACAGTAAAATTAACCATTGTGTGCGttcatcttaaagggacagttcaaactaaaattctggcatcatttactcaaacctcatgtaatttcaaacctgtatgtcttgctttctcctgttgaacacaaatgaagatattctgaagaatgcttgGAAACCAAACAACACTGGAGCCTATTGAcctccattatatggacaaaccAAAAAAAGTGTTCCACACcagaaagaaagtcaaatagTTTTGGTACAACTTGTGACtaggtaaataatgacagcattttcattttggggtaaactatcccttttactGTAAGACAAGTTTTTAgcccaaaaaaacatgaaacactgACCCTCAGAATCCAGAGATGACCAAGGGCGATCTGACTGGTAGTCACTGCAGTGCCTGCCAACTATTCCATTCTCAGCAGAAACGCCCATTTCTCTTAAGCCCCACCTTTTTAGAGACAGATGAGACATCGGACCAACTGAGGGGAGAAATTGAAAGAGAGAAATCAGAAAGCTAACATATACTGTAGCAGTCATATTAGTAGTAAATTCATTAgtatattactctttttactacGCTAGAAGCTGATTGGCTGGTTTGAGTTAAGCATGGAATATGGAATATTCCAGTTCATTTGCTGGAATAAGCTGAACATTATAAGCTAATTGGCTGAAATTGGTTGGGCACAAAAGAACTGATTGGTTGAACTGAGTTGAGCACAAAGATCTGATTGGCTAAATTTAGTTGAGCATGAGAAGCCAATTGCTGAAGTGAAGTTTCATTTGAAGCGAGTCAGGCATGAGAAGCTGGACACGAGGAGCTGATTGGCTGAAATTGTTTAGGCCAACACAACTGGCAAAGTGTGTGCAAGGATCTCATTGGCTGAGGCTGGTTAAGTATGAGAAAGCGATTTGCTAAAATTAGATGATCTTGATAAGGGAGGTTTAAAAAGACCCAAAAGACTTATTTCatatgaagtgaattaaatgtgaaaggcTTGTTTTTCCTACActtacagtaatattaaaagcAAAATCTGAGTTGACTCACTGTGACCTAAAGACTAATTTATAACATGAATGATTCTCAGTATCTGTGATTATTCACTGCCTTGTGAATATTTGCACGCATTCTTACTGCCGTATGAGTGCATGTTAGTCTCTGCGAGTCGGGCTGCATTAGCAGAGCTGTTGCTGTGCgacgatgatgacgatgatgttGAAGGTGAGCCATGGAGAGCTCTGCTGATCCAGGAGTCCACACTTACACCTCCCGCCCTCCCCAGAGAGCCCTCAGCGTCAGAGCCGGAGGACGAGTctgcagagacacagagagaacagtcacacacacacttactcagaCGCtcttacacacaaacatatgcacatacacacacacacacaaacctggagGTGTGTACGTGTCCATGGAGGTTTGACCGATGAGCGACTGCCGCTTGGATGGCAACAGCACAGCCATCTTTCTCTCACTGTGTCGCTCCAGTGCAGCCTGAACAGCTTCTGAGTGAACATCTGAAAGAAAAAGACAGTTTTTATGCATGCATAAAGAGTGCAAAAGCTTCTTatgtctatgtatgtgtgtgtatagaataAAGTTCAGCAGAGTTGCTCTTTTTCTAGCCTGTTCAGAGGTTTATTTAGGAAGAGGGTTTATTCAGTGGTTTGTTACATTTAAGCCCAATCACATGTTCTGATACAGAACAACcttctttaatgtatttattacaacagatgcaaaaaaatgaaataataataattcttgaaAGACAGCAGTATTTTAGTAATAAATTTTACGTAATAagtttatgtaataaaaatacatgtactttagtgacagaaattaatttttcCATCAAGGAATTATATTTGTTCCCTTTAACTGACTGTCAAGTCAGTGGGCCtatcattcaactgatttgttcaaattaGGGGTAGACCAATTATCTGGaccaatattaataattttttattgttattgtattagtaattttcaaaaccgatttgccaatgaaataattaaaaagcatttaaagacaGTTTTTGTCAAAgccctttttattcttaattttgaaattaattttcatttttacaccagACGTATATATCAGTTATCGGTtcacttgatctgtaataatcgtaTCAGCCCTGAAAGACACATGGGTAGTGTATAGTTCAAATAACtggttcattcaggaatgaaacaaatgCAGCAGCTGGTGCTGCTGATCTGTTTGCTGGAATTATGGCATAAACTACAAAGAGCTTGAATTATGTCTCCTGGGTATCAGattgtgtgtgtacctggtatttaTAACGTTatgaggaccaaatgtccccacaaggatagtaataccagtaaatttttgACCTTGTGGCGACATTTtttaggtccccatgaggaaaacaagcttataaatcatacaaaatgaagttttttgaaattcttaaaattcagaaagttttctgtgaggggggtttagggtgatagaaaatacaatttgtacagtataaaaactattacGCTTATGTGGAAACATAAGTGTAAATCTGTGCCCTTTATCTCACCTGAGCGGTAACGTTCATCCCTTGTGCCAGTGGACCGTCGGCGTTGGTAGCGggaggatgaggaagatgatgaagatggtgTGACAGGGATGCGGCGCTCTGCCCCTGTGGCAAACACAGTGGGACAAATGTAATCTCAACACAATAAAAACCGTATGCTGCTTGGTAAAATAGggtgtgtgtgttacctggtGTGTGAGGTAGGTAAGCTTGTAAAAGTTTGGATCTTTTCTTTTCATAGCCCTTCTGGGTGATATCacctaaaaaataacaaaaaacaaaactaaactccCATCACTTTTCATCAGACAATGCAGTTCTACATGGATCTAGAAGCAGTGGCCAGTAAATGCCCTCCGAGACGCATTCAAGTTGGATAGTCATCCAGTCACTCAAAACGCTTCAGTAGATGGTTTTTGAACATATAAAAGAAAGACTTTTATGTCATGTATGTAAACTTTACTCCTACCAAACAGAACAATGTCACTGTAAAGATGTTTGGAAGCCCCGCTATTGACACATAAGGAGCAATTATGGATGAGACACATGGATAGAGCAACTAACGCATAAGTTAAGAGggtgtttaaaagaaaatttcagtaaattaattaatttttgcattgaaataaaactgaaaccacAATATAGCGTAGAGCGATTATAAACCACGGCTTGATGatttaacatctttaaataaagaatttaaaacagtcataaatattaaattagcaATTTTAcagatgtactgtaaaataaaattattattattattattattattattattattattatatttttattatatacttgATTTTCAATTTACGGTGTAatattacaagcaatattattagtactattagatatatttatatttttatactttcatcaacaacaaaaacaacaacaacaacaacaacaataataataataattattattattattattattaaatcacaacCTTTTGGGACAAATTGTGCAGCACTCCAAACAAGGACAACAAACCtgtagcttttttaaataattaaaaaaaaaacacattgcaattaaaaaaattttccaGATTATGCAACTT is a genomic window of Cyprinus carpio isolate SPL01 chromosome B2, ASM1834038v1, whole genome shotgun sequence containing:
- the LOC109050183 gene encoding disco-interacting protein 2 homolog C-like isoform X3, which encodes MADRDSLPLPLEVRARLAELELELSEGDITQKGYEKKRSKLLQAYLPHTPGAERRIPVTPSSSSSSSSRYQRRRSTGTRDERYRSDVHSEAVQAALERHSERKMAVLLPSKRQSLIGQTSMDTYTPPDSSSGSDAEGSLGRAGGVSVDSWISRALHGSPSTSSSSSSHSNSSANAARLAETNMHSYGIGPMSHLSLKRWGLREMGVSAENGIVGRHCSDYQSDRPWSSLDSEDSLSAPPDITSYMPDPAPISVQRPQVTMIARPPPKYGNAELMETGDGVPVSSRVSAKIQQLVNTLKRPKRRPLREFFVEDFEELLEVQQPDPSLPRPEGAESTPIQGEELNRLKNCPASLEAALLRWGAIAPKAPCLTTTHSNAKQPYTLTYGKLWSKSLKLAYNLLHKLGSKQEPIIHPGDRVALVYPNNDPAAFMVAFYGCLLAEVVPVPIEVPLTKKDAGSQQIGFLLGSCGVGVALTSDACHKGLPKSASGDVMQFKGWPKLLWVLTDSKHLSKPPREWFPLIKDANNDTAYIEYKTCKDGSVLGITVTRMAMLTHCQTLTHTCGYSEAETMVNVLDFKKGIGLWHSVQMSVLNMLHVVSVPYALMKVNPLSWIQKVCQYKAKVACVKSRDLHWALIAYKDQSDTNMSSLRMLLVADGSNPWSISSCDAFLNVFQSMGLRSEVICPCAGSPEALTVAVRRPQEGSSKPGGRGVLSMTNLSHGVIRVDNGEKLSVLTLQDVGTAMPGAMVCVVKLEGVPQLCKTDEIGEICVSSVATGTSYYGLTGMSKNTFEVCPVACDSGLVSDCVFVRSGLLGFVGPGGMIFISGTLEGLMQVGGRKHNADDIIATALAVEPMKFIYRGRTVVFSVNVLYDERIVLVAEQRPDSTEEESNQWMSRVLQAIDGIHQVGVYCLALVPANTLPKTPLGGIHLSETKQLFLEGALHPCSILMCPHSCITNLPKPRQKQPEVGPASVMVGNLVAGKRMAQASGRDLSHMEDNEQFLFLSEVLQWRAQTTPDHILYTLINSRGAIGSSLTCLQLHKRAEKIATLLYERGQLRDGDHVALVYPPGLDLIAAFYGCLYAGCIPITVRPPHPQNISTTLPTVKMILEVSRSVCVMTTQAISKLLKSRDASVAVDFKSWPPILETDDLPKRRCPLLYKPCDPDSLAYLDFSVSTTGMLAGVKMSHNATSALCRSVKLQCELYPSREVAVCLDPYCGLGFVLWCLCSVYAGQQSVLISPMDLEVNPALWLQSVSQFKVRDTFCSYSVMELCTRSLSSLTDSLKARGMDLTRVRSCVVVAEERPRVALTQSFCKLFKDVGLHPRAVSTAFGCRVNLAVCLQPHRLGKLAEQGTSGPDPTTVYVDMRALRHDRVRLVERGSPHSLALMESGKILPGVRIIIANPETKGPIGDSHLGEIWVHSPQNASGYFTVFGEENVRSDHFGARLSFGDTQTVWARTGYLGFLRRTDLTDASGERHDALYVVGALDEVMELRGMKYHPIDIETSIIRAHRNITECAVFTWTNLLVVVVELDGSEQEALDLVPMVTNVVLEEHYLIVGVVVVVDSGVIPINSRGEKQRMHLRDGFLADQLDPIYVAYNM